DNA sequence from the Pungitius pungitius chromosome 3, fPunPun2.1, whole genome shotgun sequence genome:
TTGATGTGGCGGCTGTAGTCCTCGCGCTGCGTTGCGCTCCGCTTCAGACATGGTGAGCGGACCGGTGCGGGACTCTCAGCAGCACACCTCTCTCTCCCCGGTGAGCTCTCCGCCGCAAACACCCGCAACTCAGGCCCTCGCGCGGtccctttcctcttcttttttgaAGCAGGTAAGAAAGAAGCGCgtttattcgttttttttgttgtttttttcttggacCCTGACACGTCAAACGATGCGGAACGAGCCTTTGATTTCAGAACAACGCCTCTGGTCTCTGACTCTGTGCGACGTGCATTTTATTGCGCACGTTTTAATGATTGCGggtattacagttttttttttaaacctgttgGACTTTTTAATGTGTCGTTCCTGAGACGGACGTCGTCATAGAACCTTAAGCCGTCTGTGCTTTAAAGAGCCGGAACCTGGCAGCTGCGGATGTGACTTTAATCCAAACAGCATCGATCTGCTGCGATGATCACGTGCTGCGTGGTTCTTTTTCTAATTAGTATTATGCATCTTTTTAATGCTTTGTTGTGAGGAAAAATGCGTTTTAACCTCCCCGACTCCCGTTTCCCCGCTGTCCCCGTTTTTATTGATGACATCCGGATGGAAATATTTAAGATGTGTTGTGCATGATTTTATTCACTTCTTCTTGACATCTTCGACTTCTTATGAAACTTTGTTGTGTGCtggtttatgaaataaaagtctgtGGGTTTGAACAAAGATTAACTGGACAGTCAGTGACGTTTAAGAGGTTAAACAAACTTAAACTTGGTGATaatagtgaaaaaaaataatttccccTAAAGGATTTGACCCTAACAGTGATATTTTTCTTGTCCATGAGTTATTACGTGTGTATTATAGAAAGTACACAATAGAATATACTTAATCTCGTCTTATGTTGTTGTGTCCTATTTTCCAGCTTCAGGCAACAAGAGTCTCATCAAAATGTTCTGGATTCTTCAACAAACCCTCTCACTTCTAATAACTCTGCATGTCATCTACTCAACTCTGGTAAGCGAGTATCTGCTTCATCCCAATACATACTTCATCCTGCTCTGTTTTATTGGAGTAGTTTAGTCATGTGCCATGTGCATATTTCTCCACGaacttgtggggggggggaaatgtgtgcTGCAGATGCAAACCATTAGTCTCATCTGCGAGCCGCGAAGTCTTTGCCGGTGACAATGCGGAGGACCGTCCCGATGGGTCCTCGCCCGGCTACGTTCTCGTCTCCCATTCCTGGCTCAGACCCTGCGCGGTTGCTTGTGACTTAGATTTACGCGGATGCAAACCACGCAGTTTGAACCCGCGGGGCTCATTGAAGCCTCCTCTCATCTCATCCCAATAGTATCAGACTTGTTTTCAAGAAATGTCCCCGGGCTCCCAACGGTTTTGAAAAAGAGGTTATGATGCACAGCTGTTCATTCCGTCTGCTCGTCCTGTTACGGACGACGACGGCGGTGATGATGTACAAGAATCTCTTAACTTTCCCTGAATGAATGTCCTCCTCAGATTCCCGCGGGGGCCGAGGAGGAGACCCGAGAATGCAGAGAACAGGAGTACAGGGACCGCTTTGGGAACTGTAAACCCTGCAAGCAGTGTGATGCAGGACAGGAGCTATCAAAGGTTGGAAACAAATCTGCTTTGGACTTGGTTGGTGTTTTATTACCGTACATGAATTACATTTTGCCCCGAGGTCCTGCTCTTTCATTTAAGGGAATTTCCCATAGAGccaataaaaagagaagaacattGTTTACTTGTTTGTTGAGGAAAAGGAAAGTGTAGTAACACAAGGGGGTCAACAACAGGTCAGTCGAAGGGACGACGTGGATCATTCCCGTGGAGTTAAACCATTGGGATGGTGAAAAAGAACGGACATCACTGTTTAAAAAAGTGTATCTCACCCAGGGAGCCAACGTTATTTATTACTTCCTCTCTTTCATGGCTGAGAACAGCCGGGCCGTTATTAGCTTTTGTGAAACACACCGACCCCTCTTTAATCAGTCACACCCATGCTTTTGACCTTCTGCAGCTGAATGGcttccattgtttttttcccccgttgcGCCGCGTTCCAACTTATTGTCTTCACTGTTTGAAGCAAGCCATGCCTAAGCTTGCTGCTCCTTCGAACTGGCAACACCGTTTTTTCCACCACCCCAGCccgcaggttttttttttttttttttggtgtgtgctTTGCACAAACAGCCCTCAGTGGTGTGGGCTGAGACGTTCCTCGGTGTGAAGGTGGACCCAAAGCGGTTCGTGGCGAGCGAGCGTGTTTAGAGTCGCTTTCGCGTTTTTGTTTATTTCGACGGTACGAAGCCAAAACCGTTTTCCTTCTTTCCGTGTTTGAAAATGGGACCGTGCAGAAGTCTAAAGGCAAGGACCCAGCAGCCACTGCAGTATTTAGAAAAAGTGTGATTGCATAACATTCTTAACATAAGCTAAATTATAAATGGAGCAAGTTAAAATATATCAAACCAATTTGGAAGATTTGATTGGCTTATTTTTCAAGTTTaaaggcacacagacacactcccgatatgattgacaggtctttcaATACTTTTTAAGTAATACACAGAGTAACAACTTCTATAACACGCCATTTGACTACTAAATAATTGATGGGCTTAACAAAACCAGAAAAGACTGCAAGCTAAATGGCTTTAATAGCACATCTAGATAACCTCATTTTCAGTAAGCCATTCGTTTACTAATTAAATGGCAGCTCGGCGTTCTCCGTGTAtaaaaaggctgtaaagctgACTCTCAGTTGGGTTTAAACTCCACCGCCTCTTTGGGAAccggtgaaagaaaaaaaaaaaaaaaaccctctgcaTCACCCTTGACATCTGTTGCACACGTGCATTTAAGTCCGGTTGCCTTTAATCTGGACGCACACTGACATGCACTCTGCAGGTTGGTAATGCGCTTCAGTGGCCCCCGTGTTCCTCTGCCAGCTCAGCAGGCATGAATGCCGCCAGCCACCCCGGGGTCCTGGTTAATAATTGGCCGCCTCATTCTTTTTGTGAAGGTAGCGGGATGCCGGCTCAGAGCGGCGACCCCCCCGGGGGCCCTGCACTCAGACAAAGTTTcccagaggggaaaaaaaagaccctCATCTGATCCGAGCTTCGGCGTAACCGAGACGATCCGTCCGTAGGAAAGGAGGGAGGCCGGCTTTTGGAGTCACTCCTGTGCAGCTGCCATAGAGACCCCAGAGGAATGTGGCCCGGTTTGCTCTGGAGGTTTGCCTCTGGAAGCCGCTCTCATGCAAGCTGACAAACATCAATTAGCCCCCTCGCACTCGCTGTAGCTAAAAGAACCAcccacaccgggggggggggaacgtccATTAAAGCAAATGATTCCTTTTCGGGCATATTTCATTCCAGGTCGCCTCGTCTCCTGACTTGTAGAGCGTGAAGAAGGAGTGAATTGGccaggctaaaaaaaaaaaaaaaaaaaaggctggacCGCAGCTTTGATGTGTCAACATCTTGTAGTATGTAGCAAGAGTGTAACATTTCCTCCGGCCACACTTCTGGGGCAAAGGGCTTTATGGTCCTGGCTGAAGAGAGGGACAAATGAGTGTGTGAGCAACATAGGGGTCAAAATCAGAGTCACCGCGGcaccatctttgtgtgtgtgtgtggtttgtgtgttttgtccccGATCGAACACAGCTGTAACTGCATTGTTTTCAGCGTTGTTTCATTACCAGATCAGAtgactgcgcccccccccccccccacacagacacacacacacacacccttgtgATTCCCTCCTAATCTCAGAAATATCTCTCCGTCTGAACATGCTCGAGGTCCCGGCCAGctagccccccacccccctccaccacccccccccccccccccttgctcgcCTCCCCTCCCACACTACTGTTATACTTGGCAGTCTCACCCAAACGAGATCAGGAGATAGGGCATGGAGATGGGATTGTTTTCTTAGATGGCTTTGACTGGAAATCCACCCAAAAGTACATGCAGGGCCCGGATGACTTAAATGTTCATTTCCTCCATCTTCCTTAATTCCATAATCTTTTTTtgatgataatatatatatttcttgcaGTTCATTTTTTCCTGACAATGTtccctgtgcttttttttctccacctgcGTAGTTTGAATAACATACACAACGTGTGCACACCCTGGAAACATTGCCCTGTTGGTGTTGGTTGACGTTAGAGTTTATTCATGGGGAAATGCTTTCGTACACAAACATCACAGATCACGGCGGAGTGTTGTCTTCCTCCCGGTGCAGGATGTCGGGCTTTGTGAGCCCGGCTTAAAGAACAAAGGGATCCCTCCCTGATGATCGGTGCCGCCCGGATCAAAGAGGCACAAGTTGGCTCCGGCCTGCTTTTGTCTCAGCGCTCTGaccgccccccccatcccgcccCCCCATCCCGCCTACGCAGGTGCCCCACATCGCCGGGCCCCGTCCCTCATGTGGAAGTGGGTCAGGGACGTTCTGCGGGGCCTGCATCCCTTTCTTACGGACCGGTGCTGGGTTTGAGGGGCAGGAGCTCTGAGGTCTGAGCTTCATTCCCCTCAGAGAGGcagccccctctcccctcccccccccctctctcccacacacctcCAGTTTTCCCCGCTCCGCTGGAGAGCGAGGCCTTTTATGGCAAGttcacaacaacagctgcaacaGTCCGTCCGTGGCCCGTCCTCTGGACTGGTCCGAGGGTCCGATGACAGGCGCGTTTGGACTCAAATCCTCATCTTCTGTCACAACTCCCGTCTCCCTATCGCATCGCgctgcttttcccttttttattccCTGCCCGCCTGCTTCCccaaatccacccccccccccctcccaccaccaccaccaccatatCAGACTCCTGTGCCCACATTCCAGCAGGACTGCATGCCCCGGCAGTGAAATGGGACACGGGcgatgagagaagagaagagagaagccCTGTTTGGAGCTGGCCTTCACTTTAATGATATAtgagaccaccccccccccccccccccacacacacacacacacacacactggacgcTGGACATCAGGAAGGCAGCTGCTATGGGACTGATAATGAATGATCAATGTATGATGTCACCCCTGCGAGGTCTGTTTCACTCGGTGTGGGTGTTACAGTAatgtcagctgtcacgtgaagGTCAGTTTCTCATTGAGGTCACCAGTCTTTCAACATAACCTTTAGGGATTAGGAAACACACTGGCAGAGCATTATGTATGCTTTTAGGGTCCATTTAGTTTGGATATTTGGTTCCTTTtgccacaatttttttttttcaagagttTATCTGACCCGTAACTCATTTTTTGATATTCCCTCCAAACACAGAAGGTGTTTCTGGCTCGTTTCCTGGTGCGTCATCAGAAGACGCCTCCGCATTAGATCAGTCACACGCTAGTAGGaagctgtgcttttttttaagtgcacTTTTCAATTGTTGACAAAAAGAGTATTCATCTCATTTCCTCTGTGCACGTCTCCATAATCCTCGGCCCCCCTCGCTGaagcctttttcctttttgctctCCGGCCTCTCAATCGACGGGGGCTCTCATGGCGTGTAGCTTGCGGAGGGAgtcgcacacaaaaaaaaaaaagcagcaataaaCTAGCAATAATACAACAGTGGGTGTCCCTCGGGGGCCTTTTATCATTCAAATGCCTTCTCTGGGTCTGGCGGCGGAAGGCCGCTCGTTCACACTAAGAGAGTCAGGGAgattattgcccccccccccccccgagccaagATCATTCTTTAATTCCAGACCCCTCGGCAGTCGCCATTCAGGCCTTCTTTTCACCGGCTGCACAGctctgcaaacccccccccccccatcgacccCTCCTCCTCTACCGGTGTGTTTTCTCCCTGTTAATCCCCCCCCAGGAATGCGGCTTCGGCTACGGAGAGGATGCCCGGTGCGTGCCCTGCCGCAGCAGCCGCTTCAAGGAGGACCGCAGCCCGCAGAAGTGCAAGCCCTGCCTGGACTGTGCGCTCGTCAACCGCTTCCAGAAGGCCAACTGCTCCACCACCAGCAACGCCGTGTGTGGCGAGTGCCTGCCGGGGTGAGGGCACGCGGCGCCATGTCCAGGAGCGACTTCGCGATGATCGGTCACACTGCCACAGCGCTACTGCACTGCTGCTTGGTTAATTATTTGCGCTGGTGGTTTAGTTGGTtaagttaatttaatttaacagtATACTTTCTTTTGTGcatgttgtgcttttttgtattttttttttacttaagttTAGATGCTGCCGTAGGATTAGAAAAGTAACTCAATGTGTGAAACCATCTGTCCATCCAGCTACTGGTCGGAtaaggaagaaaaacatctttgatatgtaacaacacaacaaaccgGATTTGTTCGGTGCTCCTTTGTTCACGACATTTGAAGGTTAAAATGTGTTGATTTGATGTGTCTTCAACAGATATTACAGGAAGACCAAACTGAGTGGCTTTCAGGACATGGAGTGCATACCCTGCGGTGACCCTCCGCCTCCTTACGAGCCTCACTGTAAGCACCTTTCCTTTCTTCCAGCTCCTCCAACAGTTGGCCTGACATCAGTGGGACATTCTCTGAATTGTTCCAATGAATACAGACTATTCATCCCCGCCCACAATAGAACTGATGGTTCAAGATGAAACAAGAGGGATACAATAGTCTGAAAGCAAACATCTCCAGCTACAGCACACTATTAAAGTCATAGCCAAATGCAATCAGAAGCAAACGCCAGGTTTCTGTGCCACAACAAAgccagtgcacacacacacacacacacacacacacacacacgcacacaaaacatGCCAGCACAAGGTCTTTGGTGTAACCAGAACTACAGACGTTAGAGGGTGGAGCGAGAAATAGTTCATTCACTACGTCTCACGGAGTCGAGCAGCAGGGCTGTTTGTGCAAACAAACGCTCGGCGAGCTTTTGAAAAGCTGGAACGGATTCCACCAACACGGTTCTGGATTCGCCAACACTGGATTTACGATAGCTCAAAAGGTCactcgtttttttgttttttttcgccaCTCGACTTGGATTAAACTTCTAGAGAAAAATGATATTTGTCTCGTTGTGACGGTTCAAGCAGCACAATTTATTTCCCTTTCTCACCAATCATGTGGCTATTAGCGTTAATACGCTACATCCCAGTGGGCTACGGAGCCCGTTAGCGCCCGCCTTTCCGGCCCAATTGAAGCAGTTCAGTACGACCTCGACCGCTTGAGGTTTGCACGTAAAAACCAACCGGCGGCTGAGCTTCAGTTTggttcgttttttttaaattaaaatttgtCAGTCAAgaagtttttattttcaccgTCGTGCAATGAAACGTCGACCTTGagacaacctccccccccccccccctcccccctcttccgTCCACTCCTCGGGTCCATCTGTGCGGCTTTTGATACcgcaaaaacaaaatggccaTTGTTGTGTGTGAGGACAGAGCCGGTGGGTCGGTGGAGCGTTTCCAGAAGGTCCCGCTCCCTCCTGCGCAGGGTGGTGAAAACCTGAAGGGCAGATCATTGTAACAGGCCACACTGGCCCGGGGGCAGCAGTCCCTCTGTtcatagtcccccccccccccccccccgtggctttCTGGAGCCGGGTGAGAAAGGAGATTGTGTTTTATGGATTCCTTCAGCCTCTTTAATGCGTTTCATCTGCTGGAGTCCTTCGGTGTGACGGCCGGACGTGGAAAAGTATCTCAGCTGACTCCGCTTCACGGAGCGATTTATTGTCCTTTGGCACATTGTTTTGCTTTCAGAGACCTCTCAGCCCAAATGTTTGGGTTTACTTCCTGTGAGGAATCGGCCGCTAACCAGCAGACGAACACAGGCCTCGGTGGGGcttattatcatttattattattactaattcATTCTTCTATTATagttcttttttattcatttattattatttatatatggatatatatgtGCGATTGAATGCATATTCTTTTAACACGATCGTGATCATGGTCCAGTGACTCACTGTCTGGTAACGTGAAGAAATCATGACTTGTGTTCAGTTCTCACCTTTGTGCCTATTGGCGGTTTGAATGATGATCGGAGAGCAGATCAGTTCATCATCATGCAAACCGTAACCACAACATCACAGTAGCAGTTGCTGGTGGCGGTTGCTTGCTGTCGTCACGGTAAAAGAAGTGATGATCATAgctgagttttgtttttttgacgtTAAAAATCGTTTCCAGCTGTTGCACTTTTAAATGGAGATGTACCTCCTTGGGTAAAACTGGTCAGAAATGCCTTTAACGTTGCCAAAGAGCTCCCGTAAAGCAACTAGAGAAGCCAATCTACAACAGACGTCCATTTGAGGACATTCTAactagttaaaaaaaacaaaacgactTAATCAGGCAGCATTTCAGGGAATAAAGGACGACAGGAGCTCACTGGAGACACCCAATCCCAGGAGCTCCTTTCAGGGACCTGAGCCTCTTGATTTATAGGATTCAGACCAACGTGCTGGGCACCATTATCAATGTCTCCAcattaaacagaaaaacacagtgTGTTTGAACTGACAGAAGTCAAagcccgcccccccaccccccctgtgaGGTGTAaagaagtgctccttttatttggAGCATGCGGCGTCCCAGTGAGTCAACAGGCAGGCCGCGGGAATGAAAGGCTGCGGTGGAGATAACATCAGCAGGTGAGCCGCTGTTTATCTGCgtttgctgcagctgctgatagCGGGCGGCCTTTGTGTGGCGGCCCGGGAGGATGCTCACCTTGGATGAGCTGACTTTGACCTTGGACGTGAGCTCAGACGCTACTCGGCGATGGCCCGCGCCGTCCGTCTTTGCGCGCCCTGCAGCAACTCACCTCCGGTCCCGAAAACCTGAGGGTAAAATGTACAGCGTGTCATTACGTTACCGTAGAGACGGTGCCTCGGTGTCTCTACTTTTCTGAAAGGTGAAATAAATGCTCTTATGTAAACTGGCAATCATTGAGAGAAAGTTGTTCTGATTTTTAGTAATTCCTGTAACAGTTTTTACAATCTGACATTGGTTTATTGACAAGTTATTCAAGTCATTTTGTTAACATTATGTACTTTgtgctcattaaaaaaacaaaatgccccCTTTACTTTGCTCTCTGAGTCAAACTAAGCTCTGtgccttttcctcctttttttctttccttgcgAGGAATGTTAAAATACCCTTATCCCCTATGTGGCTGAATAAAAACAACCTGCCCAAAGCTAAAGTAATGTTTACAGTGTGTAACAAAGAGCTGTTGGATGTGAAAAGGTGGAAACCAGTTCCCTTTATGATTAATGTAGTGAAAAGCAAACAGCAGGGCTCACTGAAAAAGGACTTTCTCAAACAAAAAGTCATTCGTTCTATTTGTCGTATTCATCAACAATCTCTCACACAATTGGTCCGTGGCCAGACGCCGTTAACTGGTTTCACCGCGTTGGACCAGCGTACTTTTGATAATCCAACCAATCGGACCAAAGGGTCATTTCTGATAATCTTCAGCTGCATGATCTCAGAGAGAAATGAGCCCTCAAATCAGGTTCATCCGTCTTGTATTGCTCGATGTTCTGTGTTCACCTCTTTGTGAGTGTATGaggtcgtgcccccccccccctagaggAGAGGAGAACTTCAACAACGCCCCACCCACACACTAGTATCTGGCCCATTTCAGGAGCCCCCCTGGCATCACGTCTGCCTCTCCATGTCAGGCATGTGAGGAAGCcctggggggcggggcgggtggggggggggggtctgtaaaTCATCTTCTGTGAGGGACGAGACGCAGGCAGATAAAAGGCGAACCCACCgcgggcgtttttttttctttttttcttcttctctttgaacTCCCCAGCGTTGGGCTCGTGTGAAGAGGTGCCTGGCTCGAGGGCGCCGAGGAACCGTCGCTCCTCACGTCACGGCACCAAGTACGCCGCAAATTTATAGAGAGTTAAAtggactctgtgagattcaatttgaactcttaAGCTGGTGTTTGCATTGTCCCGATCtcgtcagtgttaaatcaacgaAGTGTTAGCAGTTTAACTTAAAGTGTCAAAAATagatctgctcagtgttgaacaCAACGTcgtttagctgatgctttttatcaaaagcaacgtATGTTGCATTTTGAACACACGGTggttacattttagcccagggagtaCTTCATGTTTAGgagtattgctcagggacactttgacatggagcagccaggggttcgaaccaacaaccctgtggttcctggtgcaccCTCAACGTGTAGTGTGACACTgtgcagttacatttcaatcctatcaaagagttagtttaactctactaagtgttgcaaatgaatctgatccttgacactggatgatgactccagctctttcgtactattgactctgtgagagttgaatcttttttgcagtgtgatttcaactcttcAACACCGGAAAATGAACTCCAAGCATTTTGCTGTGTGGCTGCTCCTCGTCTCGGGGCTACTTTGAGACGCagggtgttttgtgtgtttaaataaaaccaCCTCATCACGTTTAATTGacaaccctcccccctcccccctcttgtCCCCATCACCCCATCCCTCccgtcttctcccccccccccaggcagcgGGCGCGTGAACCTGGTGCCGCTGCCCTCGGTGGTGACCAGCCCGCGGGACATGGCGCTGGCCGCGGTCATCTGCAGCGCTCTGGCCACCGTGCTGCTGGCGCTGCTGGTCCTGTGTGTCATCTACTGCAAGAggcagctgctggagaagaagcCCAGCGGTGAGTCCTCTGCCACGTCTGCACATCTGCCACGTCTGCACATCTGTCCGAGGAGCGCCCGCCTGCTTAAATGTGAAGGATGGCTTCGAGAGGTTAAGGTGGTCCATTAAAGATGCATCCCGGAACAAAGaaggaccaaacaaacacacaaagacactcaTAGTGACAACAagtagaaatgttttatttgccgA
Encoded proteins:
- the LOC119210103 gene encoding tumor necrosis factor receptor superfamily member 19-like, producing the protein MFWILQQTLSLLITLHVIYSTLIPAGAEEETRECREQEYRDRFGNCKPCKQCDAGQELSKECGFGYGEDARCVPCRSSRFKEDRSPQKCKPCLDCALVNRFQKANCSTTSNAVCGECLPGYYRKTKLSGFQDMECIPCGDPPPPYEPHCSGRVNLVPLPSVVTSPRDMALAAVICSALATVLLALLVLCVIYCKRQLLEKKPSAASLRSQDCPFGGAELSCLDPRWLQDPPQRPCCHCHLGPRPPCGPVHLIPSLCCDESCSLGRSPDDSPFPSQTSLGDGSVPRVPEGAGHDAGREDGCGSRGHSSEAVAGAPGLEA